GAGCGATCCGGTCGATCTCGCGATCGAGCCGCTCGGCAGCGTCGCGGTCAGCCTCTATTTGCCCGAGATCACGCCGGCGAGCACATGGCACGGCGAGGCCGTGCAGACCGCCTATATCGGGGCGGCCGGCGACGTTACCGGCGCCCCGGAGATCGCGGAGGCGACCACCGTCACCTCGCGCCTCTTCCTGTCCGAGATCCTGGTCGATGCCCGGCCGGGCGCGCGTGCGATCGTGACCTTCGGCGATTCGATCACCGACGGCACGAGCTCGACGCCCGACGCCAACCACCGCTGGCCGGACTTCCTGGCCGAGCGGCTGGTCGAGGCGGGCGCGAATGTGGCGGTCGTCAACCAGGGCATCTCCGGCGCGCGCGTGCTGCGGGACCGCATGGGCGTCAACGCGCTCGCCCGCTTCGACCGCGACGTGCTGAGCCATCCCCATGCCGACACGGTCATCCTGCTGATGGGCATCAACGACATCGGCTGGCCCGGCACGCTTCTGACGCCCAAGGGCGAGCCCGCCCCGTCGGCCGAGGACATCATTGGCGGCTACGAGCAGCTGATCGCGCGCGCCCACGGCAACGGCATGCGCATCATCGGCGCGACGCTGACGCCGTTCGAGAACACCTTCGAGGGCAATCCCCTGTTCGGCTACTACAACGAGGAGAAGGAGGCGAAGCGTCAGGCGGTCAATGCCTGGATTCGCGAGAGCGGCGCGTTCGACGGCGTGATCGACTTCGACGCCGCCGTGCGCGACCCCGCCAACCCCAAGCACATCCGGGCCGAGTTCGATTCCGGCGACCATCTCCACCCGCAGGATGCCGGCTACGAGGCGATGGCGGACGCGGTCGACCTCGAGCTGCTGGGCGTGAAGCCGTAGGCGGTCGGCCGCTCAGCCCATCGCCTGGTTGAGCAGGGCGAAGGTCCGGACCGTGCCGGCTTCCGGCTCCGGGCGGTCGCCGCGGCGCATGGTGACGACGGGCTCGACCGGCGCCAGCCCGCTTGCCTGGACGAGACCGGCAAGAGCGTCTTCGCCATCCATGAGGTCCATACGGACGAAGCGGCCGGCAAGCTGCTCCAGAAGGGCGGACGCCAAGGCTGCCGCCAGACTGTCGTCCGGCGCCACGACCGGGCCGACCACGTGGCCACGGCCGAAGGGGCGGCACAGGGCGAAGCCGGCCGGAGCCCCGTGCCGCCAGGCGATCCGCGCCTCCGTCTCCGCCGGCAGGCGCCGAAAGGCCCGGCCGCGATCCGCGCCATACGCCTCGCGATCGAGGGCCAGAATGGCCGGATCGTCGGGCGCGGCCGGCCGCAGCTCGACATCGTCGGCCCGCAGAGGCATGACCGGCTGCAAAAGGCCCTGGTGCTGACGCACGACGCGGCCGGTCTCGGCGAAGCCCTCGCTGGCATAGAGCGCCAAGCCAGCGGCCGTCGCGTTGAGCTCGAGCGCGCCCGCGCCGAACGCCGTGACCGCATGGCGCAGCAGGCGGCGGCCGAGCCCTCGCGAGCGCATGGCCCGGGATACGATGATCATGCCGACCGTGCCGACATCCGGACCGAAGCGCCACGCCATGGCCGAGCCGACCAGGCTGCCGTCGTCGCGCATCGCGACGACGCCGCTGCCGACATCCAGGGCGAAGCGCCAGTCCTCCACCCGATGCGGCCAGCCCGCTTCCTGCGACAAGGCGTGGACAGCCGCGAGATCGGCTCGATCCAGGGCACGAAGGGCGACGTCCGTCATGCGGCCAATCCCGCTTGCTGTGTTCGAACGGGCTTGTCATAGCATCGCGGCCCATCGGCGTCGTGTCGGTGAACGATGGAGACCGCCCGCATCATGAGCCGGATCGTCATCATAGGAGCTGGCATCGTCGGCCTGTCGGTCGCGCGCGCCGCTTTCCTGCGCGGGCACGAGGTCCACGTGCTCGAACAGGGTCCGGTGCCGAACCCGCGCTCGGCCTCGTTCGACCGGCACCGGATGATCCGGCCGCATTACGGCCGTGCGCTCGGCTATGCCCGCATGGTGACGCCGGCCTTCGCCGCCTGGGACCGTCTTTGGCAGGATCTCGGCGCGTGCCACTTCGAGGACACGGGCGGCCTCGCCATCGGCCTGCAACCCGGCGACTACGCGCGCCAGACCGTGGAGGCGTTCGAAGCGCTCGGCATCCCGCATGACGTCCTCGATGCCGCTGCGGTGCTGCGCCTGTGCCCCCATCTGCGACTGCCGGACGACGCCTGGGGCGTGCTCGCGCATCCGGCCGGCCCCCTGTTCGCCGATCGGATCGTGGCCGACCTGGCCGCCTGGCTCGAGGGGCAAGGAGCCGTCATCGAGCCGGAGACGCGGGTCGCGCGCATCGATGTCGTCCAGGGCTGGGCGGAACGGGCCGACGGCAGCCGCGTGTCCGGCGATGCGCTGGTGATCGCCGCCGGGGCCTGGCTGCCCGAGCTGATGCCGGAGACACACGGCGGCCGCCCCGTCCATCGCCAGGCGCTCTGCTATGTCGAGCCGCCGTCGCGCTTCGCGCAATCCTGGCGCGACGGGCCGGCGATCGTGGCGATCGGGGACGGCGGCGGCTACACGCTCCCGGACCGGCGGGGAGCGGGGCTCAAGTTCGGCTATGGCGGCCATCGCAGGCGCGGACGGCCGGGCGACGGCTTCGCCTTCGACTTCGAGGCGGAGAGCACCGCCATCCTGCGCCCCTTCGCGCCCTTCCTGCAGGACGCGGAAGCCTATCGGCCGGTCCGCATGGACGTGTGGTATTACGTGATCGACGAGACGCGCCGCTTCCGGATCGAAGCCGACCGGCGCGCGGTCGTCGTGACCAATTGCGACGGGCAGATGTTCAAGTTCGGCCCGCTGCTGGGCGAGCGCATCATGGCCATGATCGACGGCAAGGAGAGTTCGGCATCCCTCGCCCGCTGGGCGGCGGGCGAGGGGCCGGAGAAGGGCTGATCAGACCAGAAGCGCGTCGGACGCGGGCGTCGCGTCGTCATCCGTCGGCATCGTCAGCGCGTCGATGCCGTCGCCCGTGTCGGTCGCCGGCGCGTCGTCCGAGCCGGTCACGTCGATAGGATCGTCCTCGCCCGGGAGCGTCACCTCGGTCGCCTCCGTCGTGTTCGACAGGGCGTCCTTGCTCGTGATGCGCAGGGAATTCAGGCTGACCGGGTTGCGGCCGTCCTGCCATGCGTCCTCCATCTGCGACGGCGTCATGGGCTTCGTGCTGGAGCCCGAATCGACCCGTCCGGCATCGATGTCGGACTCGCTGTAGTCCCGGCCGGCCTTGAAGATCCAGTACTGGGACGAGTCCGGCTTGAAGTAGTTGTTGTTCACGCCGCGATAGCCGCCGCCATCGACATCGGTGACCAGGGTGTGACCCGTGCCGTAAAGGTAGGAGTTCTTGACCTCAACCGAGGAATCCGGATCGACCAGGATCGGAATGCCTTGCCAGCCCTTGCTGACGATGCTCACGTCGTCGAACACGTGGTCGGTGCCGCCCTGGGCCCAGACGAGAGGCAGATACGGCTTCGTCTTGCTGGCGGTGATCAGGTCGTCCTTGAAGGTCGAGTGATCGCCGGCTTCCGCGTGCAGGTAGATGACGTGGCCGGCGTCGCCTTTGTAGTGGTTGTCCTCGGACACGAACCGGGCGTCGCCCGCGCCGCGGGCATAGAGGGCGTGCAGGTTCTTGCCGGCGGGCGCCGTGATGACGTTGTCCTTGAGCGTCATCGTCTTGGCGTTCAGCGTGGCGACAATCCCGCCCAGGTCGTTGTCGTAGAGCGTGCTGCCGGCAATGCTGACGTCGCCGCCCGCGACCGCGACCCCCGATTCGCCGTTGCCGTGCGAGATGACGTTCTGGATCTTGTGATCGCCGCCGGTCAGGTGGCTGATGTTGATGCCGTGCTGCCCGTTGTCGTAGACGGCCGAGTTCTTGATCGTCGTGTCGTCCGCGCGTGAATCGAGGAAGACGCCCTCGCCGGTCTTCGCCGAGGTCAGCTTGGTGGTCGCCTGGCCGTTGTCGTAGGCGCGGATGCCGTCCAGGACGACGTTGTCCGAAGCCTTGATCCAGAAGCCGTGCAACGTGTTGGCCCGGCTCGAGACATCGTCGAACCGATTGTTGTCCGCGCTTTCATAGAGCGTGATGCCGTTGAAAAAGCGCTTGGTGACGATGTCCTCGAAGACGAGATGGTCCTTGTAGTCGAGGCGGATGCCCTCGTCGCGCACCTGGATGGCGATGTCGCGGCCCTGCGGATCGCTGGTCGCGTACATGGTCAGCTTGCCGTTGGTCCAGTTCCAGTCGCCGGACGAATCGACGTTCCAGCTGTTGGCCGACTCCGGATTGGCGGCTTCGCCGTTGATGTAGAGCTTGCCGGGATCGAGGTAGCCCTTCTTGGAGACGTCGGTCTGCCACTGGTTGGTGCCGATCTTGTACCAGTCGGCGTTTTTCAACTCCTGCGCGCCGTCGAAAACGGCCTTCTTGTCGCCTGAGCCGTAGGAACCGAACGTTATAGGATTATCGTCTGTGCCGGATGTCTTCGGCTTAAGCGTCTCTTTCCAGATCTGCCCTTTGGCGAACAGCACCTCGTCACCTGGTTTCAGGGACATGCTGTTAATCTTTGCAACGCTCTCAAACGGCTTCGATGTACTCAGACCGTTATTGCTGTCGCTTCCTATGTTTTTGTTAACATAGTACTTCGTCATATCTGACGTCCTTAAGACGCAAATCCAGCAATATTTACAATTTTCTTATGATGCGTGGAGATTTGCTAGGTTTGATTCACTACTGTCTTACGACCCTCCTCCAAGAGAGGAGTCGGTCGTAACGGCTTATCGCTCGTTTGGATAGAAAAAATTCACCTAGTGCGATTATACAGTTCGTTTATCGTTCGTTAACAATCGAATGTGGCAGGAATGCCGCAGGGGCGGCCTCACGCGTCGAAGCGCCTGTTGCGTTGCAGCAATGCCGGCGGGGCGGTTCCTATGGCCGACGGCGACGCCATGTTCTGGAGGTCACCGACGAAGGATCGTCCGAAGGGAGCCGCCATGGCCGCCATGACCGTCGCCGACCTGATCGCCCAGACGCTCGCCAATGCCGGGGTTAAGCGCATCTGGGGCGTGACCGGGGACAGCCTGAACGGGTTGAACGACAGCCTGCGGCGGTTGGAGTCGATCGCCTGGATGCACACCCGACATGAGGAGGTCGCCGCCTTCGCCGCAGGCGCCGAGGCGGCGGTATCAGGCGAGCTCGCCGTGTGCGCGGGCAGCTGCGGCCCGGGCAACCTCCATCTGATCAACGGCCTGTTCGACTGCCATCGCAGCCACGTGCCGGTGCTGGCGATCGCCGCGCAAATCCCGTCGTCGGAAATCGGTCTCGGCTACTTCCAGGAGACCCATCCGCAGGAGCTGTTCCGCGAGTGCAGCCACTATGTCGAGCTCGTCTCCACGCCACGGCAGATGCCGCATGTGCTGCAGACGGCGATGCGCACGGCCATCCTCAAGAAGGGGGTGGCGGTCGTCGTCCTGCCGGGCGACGTGGCCATGGCCGCGGTCGAGGGCGCCGACACCGCCTTTCCGCCGATCGCCCAGCCCGAGGTGACGCCGCACGACGCCGATCTCGATCGCTTGGCCGACCTGCTGAACGACGCCGGCCGCGTCACGCTCCTGTGCGGCAGCGGCTGCGCCGGCGCGCATGACGAAATCCTGGCTCTGGCGGAGACGCTAGGCGCTCCGGTCGTGCACGCCCTGCGTGGCAAGGAGCATGTCGAATGGAGCAATCCCTACGACGTCGGCATGACCGGGCTGATCGGCTTCAGCTCGGGCTATCACGCCATGCTCTCCTGCGACGCTCTCCTGATGCTGGGCACGGATTTCCCCTACCGGGATTTCTACCCGAAGGACGCGCGCATCGCCCAAGTCGACACGCGCCCGGAAGCGCTCGGCCGCCGCACCCGGCTCGACCTGGGCGTGATCGGCGGGGTCAAGGAGACGCTCAAGGCGCTTCGGCCGCGCCTGACCGCCAAGACGGGCCGAGGCTTCCTCGACGAAGCGACCCGCCACTACGCGAACGCGCGCAAGAGCCTGGACGATCTCGCCCAGCCGGCGCCGCGCGGCCGGCCGATCCACCCGCAATACCTGACGCGGCGGATCAGCGAGCTCGCCGCGGACGATGCCGTGTTCACCGCCGATGTCGGCACGCCGACGGTCTGGGCGGCCCGCTATCTCGCGATGAACGGCAAGCGCCGCCTGATCGGCTCCTTCAACCACGGCTCCATGGCCAACGCCCTGCCGCAGGCGATCGGCGCCCAGGCCGCCTGCCCCGACCGGCAGGTCGTGTCCCTATCGGGCGACGGCGGCTTTTCCATGCTGATGGGCGATTTCCTGTCGCTTAGCCAGTTGAAGCTGCCGGTCAAGGTCGTCGTGTACAACAACGGCTCGCTCGGCTTCGTCGCCATGGAGATGAAGGCGGCCGGCTTCCTCGACACCGGCACCGATCTCGAGAATCCCGATTTCGGCGCCATGGCCGAGGCGATGGGCATCAAGGGCATCCGGGTGACCGAATCGGCGGACGTCGATGCGGCTCTTCGAGACGCCTTCGCCCATGACGGCCCGGTCCTGCTCGACGTCGTCACCGCCAAGCAGGAACTGGCCATGCCGCCCCGGATCCAGCTGGCCCAGGCCAAGGGCTTCAGCCTCTACATGCTGCGGGCGATCATCAACGGTCGGGGCGACGAGGTGGTCGAGCTGGCGCAGACCAACCTCTTCCGCTGAATCGAAAAGGGCACCCGGAACCGGGTGCCCTTTTCGGACGCGACGCTACGAGTTCATGGTTTCCCAGAAATCGTTGTTGGTCTTGGCGTAGCGCATCTTGTCGAGCAGGAACTCCATGGCGTCGATCGTGCCCATCGAGGACAGGATGCGGCGCAGGACCCACATGCGTGACAGGGTCGAGCGATCGACCAGGAGCTCTTCCTTCCGGGTACCGGACTTGTTGATGTCCATCGCCGGGTAGGTCCGCTTGTCGGCGAGACGGCGGTCGAGGACGATCTCGGAATTGCCGGTGCCCTTGAACTCCTCGAAGATCACCTCGTCCATGCGCGAGCCGGTCTCGATCAGCGCGGTCGCGATGATGGTCAGCGAGCCGCCGTCCTCGATGTTGCGGGCCGCGCCGAAGAAGCGCTTCGGCCGCTGCAGGGCGTTGGCGTCGACACCGCCGGTCAGGACCTTGCCCGAACTGGGCACGACCGTGTTGTAGGCGCGCGCGAGCCGCGTGATCGAATCCAGCAGGATGATCACGTCCCGGCCGCTCTCGACCAGGCGCTTGGCCTTCTCGATCACCATCTCGGCGACCTGGACGTGCCGGGTCGCCGGCTCGTCGAAGGTCGAGGACACGACCTCGCCGCGCACCGTGCGCTGCATGTCGGTGACCTCTTCCGGGCGCTCGTCGATCAGGAGAACGATCAGGTAGCACTCCGGATGGTTCTCCATGATCGCATGCGCGATGCTCTGCATCAGCACGGTCTTGCCGACGCGCGGCGGCGCCACGATCAAAGCGCGCTGCCCTTTGCCGAGCGGCGCTGTGATGTCGATCACCCGCGTGCTGAAATCCTTGGCGAGCTTGTGCTCGAGCGTCAGCTTCCGCGTCGGGAAGTAGGGCGTCAGGTTCTCGAAGTGAACGCGGTGGCGCGCGTTCTCTTGGCTGCCGAAATTGATCGTGTTGACCTTGAGGAGCGCGAAGTAGCGCTCGCCCTCCTTCGGCGCGCGCACCTGACCGTCGACGACATCGCCCGTGCGCAGGCCGAAACGGCGGATTTGCGAGGGCGACACGTAGATGTCGTCAGGTCCGGCGACGTAGTTGACGTCCGGGCTGCGCAGGAAGCCGAAGCCGTCCTGGAGGATTTCGAGCACGCCGTCGCCGTGGATCGGCACATCGGCCTCGGCCAGGCGCTTGAGCGTGGCGAAGACGAGGTCCGGCTTGCGCATCGTGCTCGCGTTGTCGATGCCGAGCTCCTCGGCGTATTTCAACAACTCGGCGGCCGGCTTGCGCTTGAGCTCGGTCAGGTTCATGGCCGGAGCCGGCGGCTCCTCCACCCCCGGCGTTTCCGGCAGGCGAAGCGTCGCCTCCTCGGGCTCGGGCTGCTCGAGCAGGGGTGCGTCCACGGGCTCGGTCTGGACCTCCGGCTGAGCGGTGCGGTCCGTCTTCGGGCGCGAACGCCTTTTGCGGGGCTGGGTCGGCGTGGAAATGGCGGTTGGACTTCGCAAGACGCTGTGTTTGGCGGCGAGTTAGCCAAACCCCCTGGCTAAAGTCAAATGTAAAGCGGCAGACGCGGGTAGCTTGCGATGCCGCGGTGGATCGGACGTCTCAGAACGGCCGGAGAACGGCGAGAAAAACGATGCCGAGAAAGAGCACGGTCGGCACCTCGTTCACCGCGCGGTACCACCGGGCCGGTTTCGGACGTTCGTCGCGCCCGAATTTCTTGACGTGCGCGGCGAGAAGGCCGTGGACGCCGGAGAGGAGCACGACGAACACGAGCTTGAGATGCAGCCAGCCTCCCGGCATGCCGGCGAGGGCGATCATGCCGAGGCCGCCCAGCCAGGTGACGATCATGGCGGGCGTCGTGATGAAGCGCAAAAGCCGCCGCTCCATCACCTTGAAGAGCTCCGAGGCCTCGGTCCGCGGCTCGGTCTCCGTATGGTATACGAACAGCCGGGGCAGATACCACATCCCCGCCATCCACGCCGCGAAGCCGGCGATGTGCAAAGCCTTCAGCCAGAGATAGGGATCACTCAACGAAAGCCTGCTCCAGCTGACGGTGGATGCGCGTCAAGGGCGTCATGGTCCGCGTACGGCATCGATCAGCATCTGGACATGAGCGGGATCGGTCGGCGGCAACACGCCGTGACCGAGATTGACGATATGCGGCCGGCCGGACAACGCCTCGACGGTACGCTCGACCTCCGCTGCAAGCGCCGGGCCGCCCTGCAGGAGCAGGACCGGGTCGACATTGCCTTGCAAGCAGACCGTATCGGGAACGTGTGCGCGTATCCATCGGAGGGGCACGGCCGTGTCGAGCCCAAGGCCCGCACAACCGACATCCCGCACGTAATCCGGATATAGGGCACCGCAACCGCGAGGAAAAGCGATAACCGGCACACGAGGGTGGATTTGCCGCAATTCCGCCACGATGCGTCTCACGGGCGCCTGGCACCAGCGGAGGAACTCGGACTCGGGCAGGACGCCGGCCCAGCTGTCGAAAATCTGCACGGCCTCGGCGCCGGCCGTGATCTGAGCCGAGAGATGCGCGACGGTCGCCTGCGTGACCGTGTCGATCAGGCGGCCGAACACATCCGGCGCCGCCCGGGCGAAGCGCCGGGCCTCCTGGAACTCGCGCGAGCCATGGCCCTCGACCATGTAGGCGCAGACCGTCCAGGGCGCACCGGCGAAGCCGATCAGGGCGACATCGGCCGGCAACGCTGCGGCGAGGCGCCGGACCGTCTCGTAGACCGGTTGCAAATGCTCCGTGACGCCGCCGGAAGCGAGGCGCTCGACGCCGGGCGCATCGCGTATGGGCGTCATTTGCGGCCCTTCGCCCTCGACATAGCGCACATCGCATCCGAGCGCGTCCGGCACGACCAGAATGTCCGAAAACAGGATGGCCGCGTCGAAGCCGAACCGGCGGATCGGCTGCAGGGTCACCTCCGCCGCGAGCTCGGGCGTGTAGCAGAGATCGAGGAAGCTTCCGGCTGCGGCACGGACCTCGCGATATTCCGGCAGGTAGCGGCCCGCCTGGCGCATGAGCCAGACCGGCGGCCGTCGCGCGGCCTGACCGGCCAGCGCGGCCAGAAGGGGCTTTGCGTGACCCTCGTTCGCCGCGGTTTTGTTCACAAGCCGCAACTCCATCTATCTTCTTTTCTTAAGACTCTTGAAAGAGGTGGTGGCGGTTGTTGTCAGGCGGAATGACGGGGATTCCTTCTTGTCCCGATTCCGTCCACAGCAATCCGCATCAATCTCGGATAAAGGCGATCCATGTGGACAAGCAGGGTGGTTCCGCACCCCTTGCGCCTTGTCTGGAAAGACATTGCATAACTTTGTGGAAAGTGTGGATATCAGGAGCGGCGCCGGTCGTCGAGGAGCGGCCTGATCGCTTATCCCACAGTGTGCGTTGCGCCGTCCTCAGGCTGAAAGATGGGCGGTGACGCCGGGTTTAGCGAGGGATGACCGCGGCCGGTCTCATTTTGCTCCGATCTGTCCACAGAATGCAGCCGTTTTATCCCCAGAACGGTTAAAACGAGGAGTGCCCGGTTCGTTGCCAACGGGAGATGCGCAAACCATGGGGCTACGGCTGCACCTGCACGTCGTCTCGGATTCCACCGGCGAGACCGTGACGACGGTCTCGCGTGCCGCCCTGTCCCAGTTCGAGGACGTCATGGCGGTCGAGCACGTCTGGTCCTTCGTGCGCAGCGAGCAGCAGCTCGACACGATCCTGCAGGAGATCGAGGCGCTGCCCGGGGCCGTGCTGTTCACCATGGTGTCGGCCGAGTTGCGCGCGCGGCTCCAGCACGGCTGCGAGCGCATCGGCGTGCCGTGCGTGCCTGTCCTCGATCCCGTCATGCATGTGCTGCAGGGCGCGCTCGGCCTCACCCTGCGGCCGCAGGTCGGCGGCCAGCACGCGCTCGACGCCGGCTATTTCGCCCGGATCGAGGCGATGAACTTCATGCTGCGCCACGACGACGGCATGTTCACGGACGAGCTCGAGCAGGCCGATCTCGTGCTGGTCGGCGTGTCGCGCACCTCCAAGACGCCGACCTGCCTCTATCTCGCGAATCGAGGGGTGAAGGCCGCGAACGTGCCGATCGTGCCGGAGCAGGCTCTGCCCGGCGGGGTGGACCGCCTGCGGAACCCCCTCGTCGTCGGCCTGACGATCAACCCCGAGGTGCTCTCGCAGATCCGCGTCAACCGGCTGCGCCAGATCGGGGTCGCCGGAGGCGATGCGCGCTTCACGCCGGACTATGCCGAGGTCGAGCGGATCAAGGCCGAGCTGGTCACGGCGCGCCGCCTGTTCGCGAAGCAGGGCTGGCCGGTGATCGACGTGACCAGGCGGTCGGTCGAGGAGACCGCCGCGGGCCTGATGCAGCTCCTGCGGGCGCGACTCGCCCAGGCGCCCGACGTTGGCCTCTGATGGCCCTCAGGCGGTCAGGAAGCGGACCAGCGCGTCGGCCACCGCTTCGCTCGCCTGCCGCTGCGGGAAATGGCCGGCGTCCGGAACGACGACGCGCTCGTAGCCCTGCTTGAAGAAAGCCTCCTTGCCTTCCGAGGTCGACGGCGCGTTGACCGGGTCGGCGCCGCCGTGGATCGTCAGGGTCGGCACGTGGATCTGCGGCGCGGCCGCGAGGCGCATCTCCAGGTCGGCATAGCGCGGGTCGCCGGCGGCCCAGCCCCAGCGATGGCGGTAGGAGTGCAGCGTGATCTCCGCCCAGTCGGGGTTCTGGAAAGCCGCCGCCGTTGTCTTGAACTCGGCGTCCGGCACGTCCCAGCCGGGATTCCAGATCGTCCAGATGTGGCGCGTGTAGGTCAGATGGTCGTTGCGCACGAGCTCGGCGCCGCGCTCGGTCGCCATGTACCAGTGATACCAGTAGTTCTGGATCTGCTGGATCCCGAGGACCTGGTCGGGATCGTTGGTGCCCCAGCCGACCGACAGGGCCGCGCTGCGCTCGATCCGCTCCGGGGCGAGGCACGACGCGATATAGGCCGCGCGCGCGCCCCAGTCGTGACCGACCACGGCGAAGCGGGCGAGGCCGAGCGCGTCCGCGAACTCGAGCAGGTCCTGGCCGAGCGCGGCAAGCTGGCCGGAGCGCTGGGTCGACGCGTCGAGGAAACGGGTGGGTCCGTAGCCGCGCAGCCACGGCGCGTAGGTGCGGAGGCCCGCGCCGTGCAAGGCCGGCAGCACCCGATCCCAGGTCCGGACATCGTCGGGCCAGCCGTGAAGCAGGACAACCGGCCGTCCGCCTTCGGGTCCGGACGCTTCGTACGCGATGTCGAGCACGGGCGTGCCGACGGACAACACAGACATCGACCTTCCCCTGTTGCGGGCTTGCGGACAGCAAGCGGCAAGGCACTTTTGTCAGCCGTCGCTACCCCGTCGAGCAAAGCACGGCTGACGTGAACGGTGGGTGCATATTTCGTCCGTCCAGTGGCCCCCATTCACGAAATCTGCGCGCGTCAGAGCGTCTCGCCATGCAGAAGGTGAACCTGGGCGATGTCTTGCGCGTTCCGGGCGTTCATCAGGCTTCGTCCCGTCACCGTGCGCTCCGCCGCGATCTCGCACAGAGGCACCAGCACGAACGGCCGCTCGAACAGGCCGGGATGCGGCAGTGTCAGGCTCGCCTCGTTCATGGCGACGTCGTCCCAGTAGAGAACGTCGATGTCGATGACGCGCGGACCCCAGCGGACGGTCGGCGTCCGGCCCATCGCGCCCTCGATCGCCTTGACGGCGGCAAGCAGGTCGCGAGGCGAAAGAGCGGTTTCGACCAGGATGCAGGCGTTCACGAACCAGTCCTGCACGACCGGCCCCCAGGGCTCCGTGCGGTAGAGCGACGAGCGCGCGACGACCCGGACGGATGGCAGCGTGCCGATCCGGCGGACGGCCTCGCGCAGATGGCCGGCCTTGTCGCCGAGATTGCTGCCCAGGCCGAGCGCCGCCTCAGCCATCGCGGCCCCGCGTGATGCGCACGGCGGCGTAGTCGAGCACGCCGGGCAGGGGCGCGTTTGGCTTGCGCACCTCGACCTCGACCTCGCGGACGGCCGGATGACCGGCGAGCACCCGCTCGGCGATCCGCTCGGCCAGCGCCTCGAGAAGGTTGTAGCGTTCCTTGGTCGCGGTCTCGACCACGAGCGCGAAGAGAGCATCGTAGCCGACGGCCTTCGCGTGGTCGTCGCTCCGGCTGTAGCTGCGGACGTCGAGGGCGCAGACGAGGTCGATGAAGAAGCGCTGCCCCTCGCGCCGCTCGTGGCCGAACACGCCGTGATGCGCGAAGACCGCGACGTTCTTCAGGATGATGCGGTCAGGCATGGCCGCCCCGGCAGATCGCGTCGGCCACTTGGCAGGCCTGAACGTGCTCGCGCACGTCGTGCACGCGGACGATGTCGATACCGGCGGCGACGCCCAGGGCGCAGCTCGCGACCGTGCCGGCAAGCCGGTCGGTCGCGGGTGCGCCGGTGATCCTGCCGATGAAGGACTTGCGCGACGTGCCGAGCAGGATCGGCAGGCCGAACCGGCGCAACTCGCCCAGGCGGGCCAGCACGATCAGGTTCTGCTCGAAGGACTTACCGAAGCCGATGCCGGGGTCGAGCACGATCCGCTCGCGAACGATGCCCGCCCGGTCGGCGAGCGCCAGGGTCCGCTCAAAGAACGCGGCCATGTCCGCCATGATATCCATGGCGGGATCGGCTTCATGGCGGTTGTGCATGGCGACCAGGCCGGCGCCTCGGCGGGCCGCGACCTCGGCCATGCGCGGGTCGTCCTGCAGGCCCCAGATGTCGTTGACGATGTCCGCGCCGGCCTCGAGGGCGGCGTCGGCGACCTCGGGCTTGACCGTGTCGATCGAGATCGGCCGTTCCGTGCGGCGGCGCAGCCCGGTGATCACCGGAACGACGCGATCCATCTCGTCCCGAAGCGGGATGCGCGTGTGGCCGGGCCGGCTGGACTCGCCGCCGACGTCGAGGATGTCG
Above is a genomic segment from Geminicoccaceae bacterium SCSIO 64248 containing:
- the folB gene encoding dihydroneopterin aldolase translates to MPDRIILKNVAVFAHHGVFGHERREGQRFFIDLVCALDVRSYSRSDDHAKAVGYDALFALVVETATKERYNLLEALAERIAERVLAGHPAVREVEVEVRKPNAPLPGVLDYAAVRITRGRDG
- the folP gene encoding dihydropteroate synthase yields the protein MSPGERVLGRLRFRPGERTLVMGVVNVTPDSFSDGGRFATTETAVAQGLLLAEHGADILDVGGESSRPGHTRIPLRDEMDRVVPVITGLRRRTERPISIDTVKPEVADAALEAGADIVNDIWGLQDDPRMAEVAARRGAGLVAMHNRHEADPAMDIMADMAAFFERTLALADRAGIVRERIVLDPGIGFGKSFEQNLIVLARLGELRRFGLPILLGTSRKSFIGRITGAPATDRLAGTVASCALGVAAGIDIVRVHDVREHVQACQVADAICRGGHA
- the folK gene encoding 2-amino-4-hydroxy-6-hydroxymethyldihydropteridine diphosphokinase, producing MAEAALGLGSNLGDKAGHLREAVRRIGTLPSVRVVARSSLYRTEPWGPVVQDWFVNACILVETALSPRDLLAAVKAIEGAMGRTPTVRWGPRVIDIDVLYWDDVAMNEASLTLPHPGLFERPFVLVPLCEIAAERTVTGRSLMNARNAQDIAQVHLLHGETL